Within the Medicago truncatula cultivar Jemalong A17 chromosome 4, MtrunA17r5.0-ANR, whole genome shotgun sequence genome, the region TGCTATTCTTAACACAAACCATGCATCTGTGCTGGACAGCGGCTGTATGTGACCATGTTTCCTTGCAATGAGTGCGCCAAGATCATAATCCAGTCAGGAGTTTCTGAAGTCATTTATTTTGTggagaagaaattagaaaattcAGATGTTACATATACTGCCTCTCACAAGTTACTTTCATTGGCTGGTGTAAAGGTCAGGAAACTCCAACCAGTGATGAGTGAAATTCATCTGAAGTATGAGGATCACTAGATTTGAAGCTTGTCATGACATGTAATCAACGTTTGTAGTAACTATATTCAAAAATCAGAATTATGGGAAGATGATGACTGTGgcaataacttcaaatatatttgattttctcctcaaaaaaaaaaaaaaagatgcaagTGAGAGTAAAACTTTCAGTTAAATATCAggtttcttaaaaattaaaaagaaacaaatcaatACAAACCTTTCATGAACAAGACTATGTAATATCCCCACATATGTTGcaagcaaataaaaaataataattaattcgtACATTATGTTCCAATCAAAACCAATAATATGCATTAATATTCATGTtgagaaattgaatttttcataCAGAAACAAATAGGGATACACTTATTCTAATGTAGCAGAAATATTAAGGAGGAAACTAAATTTGACATTATTACCTTCGTTCTGCATCTCAGAGTCATGAATTGCTTTATCAGCCCAGTCATCATCGAAAACACCAGTCTTTGAGACAAACCTCAACCAAATTGGTCCAACCAAGCCACATATTAACGGGGTAACCTTAAACTCCTTCACCAGTGCTTCACATTGAAGCTCAATCATCATCTGCAACCCCATTATGTACCGCAACCTTATCTCCTTGTAGTACTGTTCAATGCTTACAACTGTCGAGCCTCCAAAATCTGCGGGATTCGAGGGATCACACTGGGATTGGTCAACATTCTCGGCTTTTACTTTAACCTGGGAATCATCTTCTAGCCCAAGTTTCCGAAGAAAATTGGATTGGGATGGGTTACACTGAGAGATGGGTTGCACGTAAACTGCATCAGTAGGAGCAGCTGTCCTGCGTTGGTGACTGGCCAAGTAGATACCGGCACCGATAGCATCTTCCTCTTCGGCGCCAGTGTCGACAACATCAAGATTCTTTTCTCCACAGGCAGAGCAGTAGTAGAAGCCATCCGATTCCAAAGCTTCACCCTCATAGGTACAGCTTTGACAAGTAAATGTAACCACATCAGCCATTGGAGGAGCAAAACCTTTGCTGGAAATTTTTAGATTTCAGTATTATTCTGAGCCTGGATATACAGGGTTGAGAAACAAATAAGAGAAAACTAAAGAAAAACCCCCCAATTTATCTACTATAATTCAAAGCTTTCAATTTTATACACTAGCATTATTCAGTGAAGTTCCCTAAGTCATAACATTAACATTTATGAACAAATTCGGAGGCAtaaacaaaactaataaaaaaaaatgagcaagCTGCTATTACCTTCAATGGAAAGAGAGTGGAGATTGAGCGAAGATAGAACTAACCAATAGTGTAGCCACAAGGATCAATGCAACTTTGTAGGAAACCATTGTAGAAAATTGAAGACGAAGAattaaaaattagggtttatgaaaaaaaaactattgaaaCAGTGAAAAGATTGAGGAATCCTGTTTGGTTCTGCGTTGAGATGTCTCAAACGTGCGTTTTTCGCTGCAAACCGGATTTCATAGCATTTACCATGTGTAGCTTTTGCGTCTGGCTACAATCAATTTTATGGAAGTCTCATCATATTTTACAGCTGTACCCTTTTCATGTTGCGCTGATTTCTATCTGTTGTAATGTGCTACAGTGCCCTGTCTAAAGTTTAGGGAAGAGGAAAATAATGGACTTTTTTTGgtaataatgaaaaattgaaaattgatctACATAAAACCCATTTTGGTAATTTCCACCTTTGAATCAATTTTGACACAAATGTCCAAACATCATCTTACATACAAATCACTTTTGCTTTGATGtaaccaaacataaatcacttataaccaaaatcaattttcgttGTTGCGTAACCAAACACAGGTTTAGTTGTTGTTTGTAACCGCGTGGTGACGCATTCTAGACTCGGATGTTtgtaaagagaaaaatatttacaatgAAATCATGTCCTATTTtgtaaagagaaaaatattcaCAAGAAAATATATTGATCTATTATAAGGTAGGGATGGACATGGCTCGGTTTGGGATAAAAATTGAACTGAACCGAATtgaattgtttgataaatttaaaattattaaaccgAATCAAATTGTTTGTATTTTGAACTAAATCAAATTgtttcaaaccaaaccaaacataaaTGTTATCATTGATAtcgttgaaaaaaatataaaaaatcaaacggaatcgaattttagaaaattttaaaattgaactaaactgatttgaaccaaaccaaaatatttcagtTCTGTTCCAAAACTGTTAGTAatggttcatttttttttgttttgttcggTTCAGTTCAGCAGTTCAGTTCGGTTTTTTTGCTTTATTGCCCACCCATAGCAGCGGGAAGAGGAGACGTGAGGGAACGCCGACACAACAAGGTGCTATCGTGGGATGGACGGCAGCCACGACAAAGTTTTCCGTCGGGTGGTTAGGGTTCTTTCATAAGATGAAAGAGAAGGAATGAAAtcattttctttatgttttgttttttaatgggATAATTTATGCTTGTTGGTCAGATTGGGAATAATGTTTTTGATCTCGAAGTTCTTAAGATTCGTTTGATACTATTCACTTCTTCACGAGGTTATAACTTTTTGGAAAATGCTATCTTGTATCGTATAAGTTAAAAAAtcaaaggcttaattgcacttttggacccctatctttccaaaagttgcggttatggacccctaactaatttaaatacaaaacagccccctatgttttgattctttggcagttttggacccccaaggcaaaaataaataaataatttgacacgtgcacctcacttagggtgccacgtcagcgttgaccgagtcaacaatggactgggggtccaaaactgccaaagaatcaaaacatagggggctgttttgtatttaaattagttagggatccataaccgcaacttttggaaagataggggtccaaaagtgcaattaagccaaaatcaaatactaaagttttttttaatacatctAATACcttaaaagtttcaaaagttatcttttcaatattaagtttgtcttttaattttatttttaccttCTTAACTTGTATCTCCAAAGGACGCAAGTTAGCATGATCCAActtatttttatagtttatagcgatttttttataagttaattcaactaatttttacaatttttaaattattttgacaaGCTAATTCAACTGGTTTATaagttattatttgtttatcttAATTTTACTTGTGCAATCTTAATtggaaaaaacaataattaaatatataatttttatgttattcCATACTTATAAATTAGCTCAATctctaattttaccaaacaatataaattcaatcttttataaaaaagaaaatataaattcagTCAACTAACTTATCTCCtatcaattataaaataatttattcactataatctcttttttttttttaaggatataatcTCATTTATTATAAACTAGCGTATTATTTATTCACTGtattttaccaaacaaagtCTTTGTCTAAGTAAAAAAGActaatcttcttcttttttttttttttttttttaaggaaaaacgGACTAGtcctttaaaaatttattttagattatattCAAAATGAACTGTCTTTGACGCAATTACAACCTCGTTTCAAATAGTTGTTTTCCTTACTTTAGTCTGCTTAGGGGTAATTTTAAACGAGTAAGAAATTCAATGGGTGCATCATAATGAACatgttcaacatttttttttttcatcaagaaAGTTTGACCAGAGGTAGCCGTTTGAAGAAAATTTGGAATCTAATTTAGGTTGATATGGTGTGGTGTATGTGGTTGCTAATGAATAAAAccatatttcaatatgtttcaTAAGATAAAATAGCTACCTTGCAATTTGTAGTAAGGGTGCGTTTAATAATCGTACCACAATTTCTactttttgaataataaaagaTAGTTGCCGCATTCATGTCATCATAACATCCGAGACTCTTAGATTGAGATCGGACggtctatattttattttttagaaaattaaaatctatattaaaatttagattGTCTGATCTCAATCAATGGTCTCAGATGTTGTTACTTGTGACTGCGCGAATTTGGCAAATTGTCGACggtagaaaatcaaatttcatacTAGTAGACCACTAAAGTACATGGGGATataaccaagttgcttgggctccagtggcaacgagctccttccaaggacgtatccggggaataccgggttcgagtCCCAGgaggaacaacgcttggccagcgcatgcctctacgcaggAGCCAGATTAGTCGCCCACCTTTGGTAGGTCAGAAACTGgtgtgaaagaaaaaagaaaaaaaaaagtacatgggGATATTCTAGGTTCTCTTTTGCACTAAAAGCAACACATTCTCTTCTACAAGatgtagaatttttttggtCTCAAGAACTACAAATCAGCATATTCTGCTTCAACATTTAGCAGAGGGAATTGATGCGTTGAATTTGAAAGTATATGTTAAGACATGGCATGCTTTGATGACTTGGTTACCCCAATCTCACCAAATCCTGATATTAAATCAGGACCATATAAATTATTGAGAAAGAGACAAATCAATTAATCAAATCAGCAAAGCATATTATAACCTCACACACAAAAACTATAATTGGTACACTTTTTATTAACAGTAACACaagtagagaaaaatatatCCCTAATATTATTTTCCTTAGGTTAGAAAAAAACCAATGATTTCAACCACGTAATGGTGATGCATATTGCAGAATGCCAAACAagcatgaattatcatccacaTGTCAAGTGAAGATAGGTGAGCTCACACTAGCCGCAAATGAGACATCACTTGACAACTATAAATACAGTGAAAGCAGTTAATGTTTTTGTGTGGTGAAGAGATTGTTGTTTGAGATAAGATTATAGTGtttgagtgagtgagtgagtgtaAGAACTATGGCTTCTGCTTCAgcatcttgtttcaagtcatcCCTTGTTCTTGACAAGTCTGAATGGGTGAAGGGACAAACACTCCTACGTCAACCTTCTTCTATGTCTGTTGTTAGATGCAACCCTACTGCTCCATCAGGTCTTACCATTAGAGCTGGTTCCTATGCCGACGAGCTCGTCAAGACCGCggtacttttttttcttctcttttgaaACTGTCCATGTTAGTATTGTTAGTAGTATTATGTTAGAACTGAATATCGAACCTTCGACTTCTTATTATTCCGCTTCTTAGCCACCAAGACCACTAGTTAAAACTAGAAGCATCTCATAACTGAATTTAGTTCTTCAAGCTAACATGCTAGAAATTTTGATTCACacttataatttgttttaattcttCAAACTAGCTTTGACAATCAAATTGATACATTGTAAGAACACTTTCTTGTATGAAAAATGGTTGCTAGTAGTAAAAGTATAAGATACTTTTGGATAGACATCTTAGTTGAGCACTTATAGATAAGCGCTTGATGCTTATCTTATATGTGAttatatataagctatttttatagtaaaatataaaataaagtcaaaactGACTTCATATAAGCTATCATCcgtttttataagctatctcggagagcttataaaaacaagTGAAAATAGCTTGTAGTCATGTCATTGTCAGAAACTGTTTTCATAATCAGAAGTGCTTAAATCAGCagataaactaaaataaatgaattcaaAGAGTCCTAAGGTTTAAGATAGAGGGAGAATGACTCTGAGTTGTAAATTTGTTGAAACTCTTAAAACTGATGTGATACATAatggtttttaaaattttgacaaGTAACTCTgctcaaaataataaaattctcTTTTTACATCGTTGTTTCAATATTTTATGTTTCATTGTTCTAATTTCTTGTGTCTTGTTTTTGTTGCTTGTGTGTGGATGCAGAAAACAATTGCTTCACCAGGGCGTGGTATTTTAGCCATGGATGAATCCAATGCTACATGTGGAAAGCGTTTGGCTTCAATTGGGCTAGAAAACACTGAAGCTAACCGCCAAGCATGGCGTACCCTTCTTGTGACAGTTCCATCTCTTGGAGACTATATCTCTGGTGCCATTCTTTTTGAGGAAACTCTCTACCAATCTACAGTTGATGGAAGGAAGATTGTTGACGTGCTTATCGAGCAAAACATTGTTCCTGGAATCAAAGTTGACAAGGTAAGCCATTTGGAATTACCTTCTGTTGTtactaaaatgaaatttcaatttttgataTACTGCATAATTGATGGAAAGAATAAGCAGGAGTGCTAGCCGatgtatattattatgattatgatgtctACTTATGTTTAATTCTAATAGAGTGATATCATTCGGATATACTTGTCAGTGTGTCCATACAGAAAGATGTGTCATGTATGCCTAACATAAACAATAATATGGAATGATTATATCATTCAGAAATGAACATTCAGTCAGAAATGATGTTTAACGTATGGTTTATGTGCCATGAACAATAGGGTCTGGTGCCCCTAGCTGGTTCCAACGATGAATCATGGTGCCAAGGTCTGGACGGTCTTGCCTCTCGTTCAGCTGCATACTACCAACAAGGTGCTCGTTTTGCCAAATGGTGAGTGTACCCCTGCAGTATCCCCTTGTGGaagcaaaataataatttctcatTTTTCTAACCACGCAaatttcaattgcatattaGGCGTACTGTTGTGAGCATCCCTAACGGTCCCTCTGCTCTGGCTGTCAAGGAAGCAGCCTGGGGTTTGGCTCGCTATGCTGCAATTAGTCAGGTGAAAAAAccattcaaattatataattgatttattttaattcatagTTATTACATcaataacttttgaaaaaggtctaTGACCTCGATCATTATTTCATTATCATGCAGCATCAAGATTTTTTGTCTTAGCAGCTGCATTTACCTATGTACGAATTGTATTTGACTAGAATGTTCTTTGGTAACATTAATCACTACATGAGTGTGATTTAAAACCTTGGCTAAAATATGTCCATTTAATGGTTTATTAGGACAACGGATTGGTCCCAATTGTGGAACCAGAGATCTTGCTGGATGGAGAACATGGTATTGATAGAACTTATGAAGTAGCACAAAAGGTTTGGGCTGAGGTTTTCTTCTACCTTGCTGAGAACAATGTCCAATTTGAGGGTATTCTCCTCAAGCCTAGCATGGTTACCCCAGGAGCTGAGTCCAAGGACAAGGCCTCTCCTGCAACAGTTGCTGACTATACCCTCAAGCTCCTTCACAGGAGAATTCCCCCTGCTGTCCCTGGTATCATGGTATGTGACACTAACCAAATACATAACATTATTCTTTCTTTGTATTTCAAATTTCACTCTTTGTTTGTTCACGTTCTTACTAAAGTTGTATTCTGCTATGTATAGTTTTTGTCTGGTGGACAATCTGAGGTTGAAGCAACCCTCAACTTGAATGCCATGAACCAATCTCCAAACCCATGGCACGTGTCGTTCTCATACGCAAGAGCTCTCCAAAATACCGCATTGAAGACATGGGGAGGCCGCGTAGAGAACGTGAAGGCAGCTCAAGAAGCGCTTCTTTTCCGCGCCAAGTCCAACTCAATTGCTCA harbors:
- the LOC11445395 gene encoding fructose-bisphosphate aldolase 1, chloroplastic, coding for MASASASCFKSSLVLDKSEWVKGQTLLRQPSSMSVVRCNPTAPSGLTIRAGSYADELVKTAKTIASPGRGILAMDESNATCGKRLASIGLENTEANRQAWRTLLVTVPSLGDYISGAILFEETLYQSTVDGRKIVDVLIEQNIVPGIKVDKGLVPLAGSNDESWCQGLDGLASRSAAYYQQGARFAKWRTVVSIPNGPSALAVKEAAWGLARYAAISQDNGLVPIVEPEILLDGEHGIDRTYEVAQKVWAEVFFYLAENNVQFEGILLKPSMVTPGAESKDKASPATVADYTLKLLHRRIPPAVPGIMFLSGGQSEVEATLNLNAMNQSPNPWHVSFSYARALQNTALKTWGGRVENVKAAQEALLFRAKSNSIAQLGKYTGEGESEEAKKELFVKGYSY